ACCGCAAATCGAAATCCCGTTCTTATGCAATCTCTGCGCAAATAGCATCAAAAAATTAGAATTCCAATACACTACAAGTGCTCGAGGCTTAAAACAACAAGATTTTTATTTAAATAATTCCAGTAGCCTAAGGCTTGATGTAGATTCTGTGATTTTAAAAAATGACTATCGAAAAGAAATGATTGAAAAACTTCTTCAAATCCAAATTCAAGACCCTGTTCGAATGAAGCTCGAATACTCAAGTGCTGGGGCTTATTTTCATCCCGTTTTCATTTTGATTGAAAATTCTCAGTTTCTCTTACGAGGCACAGGAAACTTTAACATCTATGTGGGGGGAGAAATCAATTTTCATTTCTACGATAAACAAAAACTCTTGAATAAAAATTTTTTGATCAAGCTGCGTAAAGACGGAGCATGGATACCTTCATACTTTTATTGATCCTTATCTTTTCTTTTTTGAGTTGTAAAAAGGACCAAGAACTCAAAATCCAAGAACAATCCAAAAAAGACATAACAGGCATCTATGAAGTCTATCCTTCTTACGAAAGGATCTTAATCAAGTTCGAACCAGAATACCAATGCAAAATTCTCATAAAGGATGAACTCCATACCTGCTCCTACCATGTGGTGAATGATCAACTTCACATCTTTCAAAGCGAAAAAAACGAAATTCTTGGTGTTTTTTTACTATCTAAAGAAAACCTTCTTCGTGGCGTTTGGAAGAAAGAAGTTCGTTTTTTACGGAAATTAGAATAATTCAATGCAAAGGAGGGAAAACAAAATTAATTCCGAAGATATTGCCATGTTCGAAAACCTCAGGTGGTGGAGTTCCAAAATTCTGATTCAAAAGTGCTCGTATACATGCCTCATCCACTGGCTTCTGCCCCATACTCGACACAATCCTTGCATCTCTTACTGTTCCATCATAATCCAAAAGAAAAAGAACTCGAACTACTTGTGGTTTGATGGGCTGACTGATAACAACTCCAGCACTATCCCTCCAAACTAAATTTAATCCCGGAGGAGAAAAATTATCCCGTATCTGTCTTAACATATCTCGAAAGTATTTGTAGCCTTTTAATTCCACACTAGCGATGGCGATATCAGGAGAATCATCCCACCTTAGACTAAAATCATTCCGAAAACGATAATTGGCGGGAATTTTTGTTGGGAGTTTTGATTCTGAATTTTCTGACGAACTTTTATCTTCGGTCGCATCTTGTTTTTTTTGATAATTTTTCTTTAGGTAAATCTCTTCATCAAAACCTGTTTTTTCTGTTTTATTTGAACTTTTTGTGGTTTGTTGGTTTTGATGCACTCCTTTTTGTATAGGTTGTGTTGTGTCTTTTTCTTGCAAAGAGTAGGATACCAAAAAAGTATCACTATTAGTCAGTGTATGAAAACCATATTCTTTCGTAATTCCCCCTTTACCTCCAGATGTTCTATAAGAATAGACAGGGATTTGATTTTCTCTAAAAGGAGCATATGTAAAGTGTTCAACAATTACTGGATAAACTTTATAAAAATTTTTTACGATTGAACTTTCGAGGTTCAGTTGTTCCAACAAAATACTTACATGACTGGGTAAAAACAAAGCATTCAAAAGAGAAAAAAAAGGAAGTAATACTACAACAATTGCATATTTCAGAAAAATAAATTCGTTTTTTTCTACTTGTCGTTTGGATTTATTTACTCGCATAATTTTCTTCAGTTTTTAAAATTTCTATTCCCCTTGGAGTGATGATTCTTCCTCTGGAGGTTTTTTCAATCAATCCCATTTTCAAAAGAAACGGTTCATAGTTCTCCAAAAGGGTTTTTTCTTCTTCATCAAGCAAAGAAGAGAGAGTTCGTATGCCAACTGGTCCTCCGTGGTATCGTGTATAAATCAAATTTAAAATTTTTTTGTCAAATTCATTTATCCCCATCAAAGAAATTCCTAATTGATCTAATGTTTTCTTCAAGAAATCTTTGTGAATTTTTTTGACATTTGAAACAACTGCATAATCATAAATCCTTTTCAGAAGTCGAATGGCTTCTCTCGGAGTCATACGACAATAATCCGCCAAAAACTCTGCTTCTTCTTCTTGTAGTTCTATATTTAGATGTTCTGCAACTTTAAGTAGAATCTTTTTTATTTCTTCCTTCTCATAAAACTGAAATTTCATTTCTATCCCAAACCTCGAATAAAAAGGATTACTGATATAACCAGCTCTCGTGGTAGCTCCTATCAACGTGAATTTAGGTAATTGCATGCGTATGGTTT
The sequence above is a segment of the Leptospiraceae bacterium genome. Coding sequences within it:
- a CDS encoding energy transducer TonB; protein product: MRVNKSKRQVEKNEFIFLKYAIVVVLLPFFSLLNALFLPSHVSILLEQLNLESSIVKNFYKVYPVIVEHFTYAPFRENQIPVYSYRTSGGKGGITKEYGFHTLTNSDTFLVSYSLQEKDTTQPIQKGVHQNQQTTKSSNKTEKTGFDEEIYLKKNYQKKQDATEDKSSSENSESKLPTKIPANYRFRNDFSLRWDDSPDIAIASVELKGYKYFRDMLRQIRDNFSPPGLNLVWRDSAGVVISQPIKPQVVRVLFLLDYDGTVRDARIVSSMGQKPVDEACIRALLNQNFGTPPPEVFEHGNIFGINFVFPPLH
- the ruvB gene encoding Holliday junction branch migration DNA helicase RuvB, which codes for MKEFFKPKSLDEFIGQKIIKERLKVMIDSSKKRDQALDHILLTGAPGLGKTTLANVIANELGVKLHAVSAPMLTKPGDVAKILSFLEEKEILFIDEIHRLPRSCEELLYTAMEDFYVDIIVGEGVTAKTIRMQLPKFTLIGATTRAGYISNPFYSRFGIEMKFQFYEKEEIKKILLKVAEHLNIELQEEEAEFLADYCRMTPREAIRLLKRIYDYAVVSNVKKIHKDFLKKTLDQLGISLMGINEFDKKILNLIYTRYHGGPVGIRTLSSLLDEEEKTLLENYEPFLLKMGLIEKTSRGRIITPRGIEILKTEENYASK